From Camelina sativa cultivar DH55 chromosome 7, Cs, whole genome shotgun sequence, one genomic window encodes:
- the LOC104700943 gene encoding uncharacterized protein LOC104700943, with translation MTAGKRKSDKTQSNKHGLKDPLLRRLSSAAAVTNSFLQANDLFLSPSQSLRLESLISSLPISPSPAPSSTSAATWFDRFLTSATEDDDDDDPRWSLCFRMSKPTFFSLFSILTPSSSLPSFAATIFRLAHGASYESLVHRFGFDSTSQASRSFFTVCKLINEKLSQQLDDPKPEFSPNLLPNCCGVVGFGRFEVKGKLLGAKGSVLVQALVDSSGRFVDISAGWPSTMKPEAIFRQTKLFSIAEEVLCGAPTKLGNNGVLVPRYVLGDSCLPLLPWLVTPYDSSSNEEEEESVVREEFNNVVHSLGLHAVEVAFAKVRARWRILDKKWKPETVEFLPFVITTGCLLHNFLVNSGDDSLEECVNNGCAAGENGGMRKDAKDDEKEEETRRLQGEAYIGSRRIRDAIAENLRRVSSLR, from the coding sequence ATGACCGCCGGAAAACGAAAATCCGACAAAACCCAATCCAACAAACATGGTCTTAAAGACCCACTACTGCGCCGTCTCTCTTCCGCCGCCGCAGTAACCAATTCCTTTCTCCAAGCCAACGATCTCTTCCTCTCGCCATCACAGTCTCTCCGACTCGAATCCCTAATCTCATCTCTCCCAATCTCACCTTCCCCTGCTCCGTCCTCCACCTCCGCCGCCACGTGGTTCGACCGCTTCTTAACCTCCGCCACAGAagacgatgacgatgatgatccTCGCTGGAGCCTTTGTTTCCGAATGTCGAAACCAACCTTCTTCAGTCTCTTCTCCATCTTAACCCCTTCTTCTTCGCTTCCTTCCTTCGCCGCCACAATCTTCCGTCTCGCTCACGGCGCTTCTTACGAGTCTCTTGTTCACAGGTTCGGGTTTGATTCCACTTCCCAAGCTTCACGCTCTTTCTTCACTGTCTGTAAACTCATCAATGAGAAGTTAAGTCAGCAACTTGATGATCCAAAACCCGAATTTTCACCTAATCTGCTCCCGAATTGTTGCGGTGTTGTCGGATTCGGGAGATTTGAGGTTAAAGGGAAGCTTCTTGGTGCGAAAGGTTCAGTTTTGGTTCAAGCATTGGTTGATTCTAGTGGCAGATTCGTCGATATCTCAGCTGGTTGGCCAAGTACGATGAAACCAGAAGCTATCTTCAGACAGACGAAGCTTTTCTCAATAGCAGAGGAAGTTCTCTGTGGAGCTCCGACTAAACTTGGGAATAATGGTGTATTGGTTCCTCGTTAcgttttgggagattcttgTCTTCCTTTATTGCCATGGCTTGTGACACCTTATGACTCGAGTTCAAacgaggaggaagaggagagtgTTGTTAGAGAAGAATTTAACAATGTGGTACACAGTCTTGGATTGCATGCTGTTGAGGTTGCGTTTGCTAAGGTTCGAGCTCGTTGGCGGATTCTTGATAAGAAATGGAAACCAGAGACGGTTGAGTTTCTGCCGTTTGTCATAACTACGGGTTGCTTGTTGCATAATTTTCTTGTGAATTCTGGAGATGATTCACTGGAGGAATGTGTGAATAATGGTTGTGCTGCTGGTGAGAATGGTGGGATGAggaaagatgcaaaagatgatgagaaggaggaggagactcGGAGGTTGCAAGGAGAAGCATATATAGGATCGAGGAGGATCAGAGATGCTATCGCAGAGAACCTGAGGCGAGTGAGTTCACTAAGATGA
- the LOC104700942 gene encoding thionin-2.1-like, which translates to MKGKTMIFSLLIMSLLMAQIQVEARTCCPSTKARNGFSICLMAGSYSKKNCISMNGCQASDTCPPGWENGILENSGDVVNEYCKLGCETSVCGAMNTLKNSDASEIVKGSLEQCAKACSTFCTKSS; encoded by the exons ATGAAAGGAAAAACTATGATTTTCAGTTTGCTCATAATGAGTCTGCTCATGGCACAAATTCAAGTAGAAGCAAGGACCTGCTGCCCGTCCACCAAAGCTAGAAATGGTTTTAGTATATGTCTTATGGCGGGGTCTTACTCCAAGAAAAATTGTATTTCAATGAATGGATGTCAAGCATCTGATACATGCCCTCCCGGCTGGGAAAACGGCATTCTGGAAAACTCAG GTGATGTTGTTAATGAGTACTGCAAGTTAGGGTGTGAAACTTCTGTTTGTGGTGCCATGAACACTCTCAAAAACTCTG ATGCAAGTGAGATTGTGAAAGGATCGCTTGAACAATGCGCTAAGGCATGTTCTACTTTCTGTACCAAGAGCTCTTAA